The following proteins are co-located in the Salvelinus namaycush isolate Seneca chromosome 31, SaNama_1.0, whole genome shotgun sequence genome:
- the LOC120025769 gene encoding bromodomain-containing protein 3-like isoform X4, translating into MSAVNSATPAPLQGVNPPPPEVTNPTKPGRKTNQLQYMQNVMVKTLWKHNFAWPFYVPVDAIKLGLMDYHKVIKQPMDMGTIKKRLEHNYYWSASECMQDFNTMFTNCYIYNKPTDDIVLMAQALEKIFLQKVAMMPQEEVELLPPAPKPKKSKNIGGLDGGESPSSLSGSTTPVIGSSPMTAITPNVPAVQSSPNAPMLPVVSQSQPLVKKKGVKRKADTTTPTTSAITASRSESPSPVSEGKQGKVMSRRESTGRPIKAPKKDLVEGELGQHSSKRSRMSEQLKYCDSILKEMLSKKHAAYAWPFYKPVDAEALELHDYHEIIKHPMDLSTVKKKIDGREYPDAQMFAADVRVMFSNCYKYNPPDHEVVAMARKLQDVFEMRFAKMPDEPVELSPGAGGLVSKGDNSSSGDSSSSDSSDSEEERATRLAELQEQVGAEQLKAVHEQLAALSQGPVSKPKKKKEKKEKDKKKKDKDNKHSKTKTDEKKAKPGQPAKQGQQKKPSRKANSTVTGSRQSKKGGRGYESDEESLPMAYDEKRQLSLDINRLPGEKLGRVVHIIQSREPSLRDSNPDEIEIDFETLKPSTLRELERYVKSCLQKKQRKPQPAAGGKGARSKEELAQEKKKELEKRLQDVSGQLNSNNKNKTDKKKTSKKEKGAGSGTGPSHLSGSSSSSDSGSSSSSGSSSDSSDSD; encoded by the exons ATGTCTGCTGTCAACTCAGCAACCCCGGCCCCTCTTCAGGGAGTCAACCCCCCACCCCCGGAGGTGACCAATCCAACCAAACCAGGTCGTAAAACCAACCAACTACAATACATGCAGAATGTAATGGTCAAGACATTGTGGAAGCACAACTTTGCCTGGCCTTTCTACGTGCCAGTTGATGCCATCAAATTGGGTCTTATG GACTACCATAAGGTCATAAAGCAACCTATGGACATGGGAACCATCAAAAAGAGACTGGAGCATAACTACTATTGGAGTGCCAGTGAATGCATGCAGGACTTCAACACCATGTTCACCAACTGTTACATATATAACAAG CCTACAGATGACATTGTCCTGATGGCACAGGCCTTGGAGAAGATCTTCCTGCAGAAAGTTGCCATGATGCCCCAGGAGGAGGTGGAGCTTCTGCCTCCCGCACCCAAACCCAAGAAAAGCAAAAACATAG GTGGTCTGGATGGAGGCGAGTCACCATCATCCCTATCTGGGTCTACGACACCTGTGATTGGCTCTTCTCCAATGACTGCCATCACCCCTAACGTCCCAGCTGTCCAGAGCTCGCCCAATGCTCCAATGTTACCCGTCGTCTCACAATCACAACCTCTTGTCAAA AAGAAAGGGGTAAAGAGGAAAGCAGACACCACCACCCCCACGACATCTGCAATCACAGCTAGCCGGAGTGAGTCGCCCAGCCCCGTCTCAGAGGGCAAGCAGGGCAAGGTGATGTCCAGACGGGAGAGTACAGGACGTCCCATCAAAGCTCCCAAGAAAGACCTGGTGGAAGGGGAGTTGGGCCAGCACAGCAGCAAGCGGAGCAGAATGAGTGAGCAGCTCAAGTACTGCGACAGTATCCTGAAGGAGATGCTGTCGAAGAAACACGCAGCTTACGCCTGGCCCTTCTACAAGCCTGTAGATGCTGAAGCTCTGGAGCTACATGACTACCACGAGATCATCAAGCACCCCATGGACCTCAGCACTGTCAAA AAAAAGATAGATGGCCGGGAGTATCCAGATGCACAGATGTTTGCAGCGGATGTTCGagtaatgttctcaaattgttacAAATATAACCCTCCAGATCATGAGGTTGTTGCCATGGCCAGAAAACTCCAG GATGTGTTTGAGATGCGTTTTGCTAAGATGCCTGATGAGCCGGTGGAGCTGAGCCCCGGTGCAGGCGGTTTGGTCAGTAAAGGCGACAACTCAAGCAGCGGTGACTCCTCCAGCTCGGACAGCTCTGACTCAGAGGAGGAGCGGGCCACCCGGCTCGCCGAGCTGCAGGAACAGGTGGGTGCGGAACAG CTAAAGGCCGTCCACGAACAGCTTGCCGCGCTCTCTCAGGGCCCTGTGAGCAAAccgaagaagaagaaagaaaagaaagaaaaagacaaGAAGAAGAAAGACAAGGACAACAAGCATAGCAAAACCAAGACGGATGAGAAGAAGGCCAAGCCTGGGCAGCCTGCCAAGCAGGGCCAGCAAAAGAAGCCCTCAAGGAAAGCCAACAGCACAGTGACTGGCTCCAG GCAATCAAAGAAGGGGGGCCGGGGCTACGAATCTGACGAGGAGTCTCTGCCCATGGCGTACGACGAGAAGCGCCAGCTCAGCCTGGACATCAACAGGCTCCCAGGGGAGAAGCTTGGTCGGGTAGTGCACATCATCCAGTCCCGAGAGCCCTCGCTGCGAGACTCCAATCCAGACGAGATCGAGATTGACTTTGAGACGCTCAAGCCCTCCACCCTACGCGAACTCGAGCGATACGTCAAGTCCTGTTTACAGAAGAAACAGCGGAAACCCCAAC CGGCCGCTGGGGGCAAGGGAGCGAGATCCAAGGAGGAGCTGGCTCAGGAAAAGAAGAAAGAGTTAGAAAAGAGGCTACAGGATGTCAGCGGCCAGCTGAACAGTAACAACAAGAACAAAACCGACAAAAAGAAAACATCCAAAAAAG
- the LOC120025769 gene encoding bromodomain-containing protein 3-like isoform X7 yields MSAVNSATPAPLQGVNPPPPEVTNPTKPGRKTNQLQYMQNVMVKTLWKHNFAWPFYVPVDAIKLGLMDYHKVIKQPMDMGTIKKRLEHNYYWSASECMQDFNTMFTNCYIYNKPTDDIVLMAQALEKIFLQKVAMMPQEEVELLPPAPKPKKSKNIGGLDGGESPSSLSGSTTPVIGSSPMTAITPNVPAVQSSPNAPMLPVVSQSQPLVKKKGVKRKADTTTPTTSAITASRSESPSPVSEGKQGKVMSRRESTGRPIKAPKKDLVEGELGQHSSKRSRMSEQLKYCDSILKEMLSKKHAAYAWPFYKPVDAEALELHDYHEIIKHPMDLSTVKKKIDGREYPDAQMFAADVRVMFSNCYKYNPPDHEVVAMARKLQDVFEMRFAKMPDEPVELSPGAGGLVSKGDNSSSGDSSSSDSSDSEEERATRLAELQEQLKAVHEQLAALSQGPVSKPKKKKEKKEKDKKKKDKDNKHSKTKTDEKKAKPGQPAKQGQQKKPSRKANSTVTGSRQSKKGGRGYESDEESLPMAYDEKRQLSLDINRLPGEKLGRVVHIIQSREPSLRDSNPDEIEIDFETLKPSTLRELERYVKSCLQKKQRKPQQKGAGSGTGPSHLSGSSSSSDSGSSSSSGSSSDSSDSD; encoded by the exons ATGTCTGCTGTCAACTCAGCAACCCCGGCCCCTCTTCAGGGAGTCAACCCCCCACCCCCGGAGGTGACCAATCCAACCAAACCAGGTCGTAAAACCAACCAACTACAATACATGCAGAATGTAATGGTCAAGACATTGTGGAAGCACAACTTTGCCTGGCCTTTCTACGTGCCAGTTGATGCCATCAAATTGGGTCTTATG GACTACCATAAGGTCATAAAGCAACCTATGGACATGGGAACCATCAAAAAGAGACTGGAGCATAACTACTATTGGAGTGCCAGTGAATGCATGCAGGACTTCAACACCATGTTCACCAACTGTTACATATATAACAAG CCTACAGATGACATTGTCCTGATGGCACAGGCCTTGGAGAAGATCTTCCTGCAGAAAGTTGCCATGATGCCCCAGGAGGAGGTGGAGCTTCTGCCTCCCGCACCCAAACCCAAGAAAAGCAAAAACATAG GTGGTCTGGATGGAGGCGAGTCACCATCATCCCTATCTGGGTCTACGACACCTGTGATTGGCTCTTCTCCAATGACTGCCATCACCCCTAACGTCCCAGCTGTCCAGAGCTCGCCCAATGCTCCAATGTTACCCGTCGTCTCACAATCACAACCTCTTGTCAAA AAGAAAGGGGTAAAGAGGAAAGCAGACACCACCACCCCCACGACATCTGCAATCACAGCTAGCCGGAGTGAGTCGCCCAGCCCCGTCTCAGAGGGCAAGCAGGGCAAGGTGATGTCCAGACGGGAGAGTACAGGACGTCCCATCAAAGCTCCCAAGAAAGACCTGGTGGAAGGGGAGTTGGGCCAGCACAGCAGCAAGCGGAGCAGAATGAGTGAGCAGCTCAAGTACTGCGACAGTATCCTGAAGGAGATGCTGTCGAAGAAACACGCAGCTTACGCCTGGCCCTTCTACAAGCCTGTAGATGCTGAAGCTCTGGAGCTACATGACTACCACGAGATCATCAAGCACCCCATGGACCTCAGCACTGTCAAA AAAAAGATAGATGGCCGGGAGTATCCAGATGCACAGATGTTTGCAGCGGATGTTCGagtaatgttctcaaattgttacAAATATAACCCTCCAGATCATGAGGTTGTTGCCATGGCCAGAAAACTCCAG GATGTGTTTGAGATGCGTTTTGCTAAGATGCCTGATGAGCCGGTGGAGCTGAGCCCCGGTGCAGGCGGTTTGGTCAGTAAAGGCGACAACTCAAGCAGCGGTGACTCCTCCAGCTCGGACAGCTCTGACTCAGAGGAGGAGCGGGCCACCCGGCTCGCCGAGCTGCAGGAACAG CTAAAGGCCGTCCACGAACAGCTTGCCGCGCTCTCTCAGGGCCCTGTGAGCAAAccgaagaagaagaaagaaaagaaagaaaaagacaaGAAGAAGAAAGACAAGGACAACAAGCATAGCAAAACCAAGACGGATGAGAAGAAGGCCAAGCCTGGGCAGCCTGCCAAGCAGGGCCAGCAAAAGAAGCCCTCAAGGAAAGCCAACAGCACAGTGACTGGCTCCAG GCAATCAAAGAAGGGGGGCCGGGGCTACGAATCTGACGAGGAGTCTCTGCCCATGGCGTACGACGAGAAGCGCCAGCTCAGCCTGGACATCAACAGGCTCCCAGGGGAGAAGCTTGGTCGGGTAGTGCACATCATCCAGTCCCGAGAGCCCTCGCTGCGAGACTCCAATCCAGACGAGATCGAGATTGACTTTGAGACGCTCAAGCCCTCCACCCTACGCGAACTCGAGCGATACGTCAAGTCCTGTTTACAGAAGAAACAGCGGAAACCCCAAC
- the LOC120025769 gene encoding bromodomain-containing protein 3-like isoform X1, translated as MSAVNSATPAPLQGVNPPPPEVTNPTKPGRKTNQLQYMQNVMVKTLWKHNFAWPFYVPVDAIKLGLMDYHKVIKQPMDMGTIKKRLEHNYYWSASECMQDFNTMFTNCYIYNKPTDDIVLMAQALEKIFLQKVAMMPQEEVELLPPAPKPKKSKNIGGLDGGESPSSLSGSTTPVIGSSPMTAITPNVPAVQSSPNAPMLPVVSQSQPLVKKKGVKRKADTTTPTTSAITASRSESPSPVSEGKQGKVMSRRESTGRPIKAPKKDLVEGELGQHSSKRSRMSEQLKYCDSILKEMLSKKHAAYAWPFYKPVDAEALELHDYHEIIKHPMDLSTVKKKIDGREYPDAQMFAADVRVMFSNCYKYNPPDHEVVAMARKLQDVFEMRFAKMPDEPVELSPGAGGLVSKGDNSSSGDSSSSDSSDSEEERATRLAELQEQVGAEQCISVERPNGSGQGGKNGCTKHFQLKAVHEQLAALSQGPVSKPKKKKEKKEKDKKKKDKDNKHSKTKTDEKKAKPGQPAKQGQQKKPSRKANSTVTGSRQSKKGGRGYESDEESLPMAYDEKRQLSLDINRLPGEKLGRVVHIIQSREPSLRDSNPDEIEIDFETLKPSTLRELERYVKSCLQKKQRKPQPAAGGKGARSKEELAQEKKKELEKRLQDVSGQLNSNNKNKTDKKKTSKKEKGAGSGTGPSHLSGSSSSSDSGSSSSSGSSSDSSDSD; from the exons ATGTCTGCTGTCAACTCAGCAACCCCGGCCCCTCTTCAGGGAGTCAACCCCCCACCCCCGGAGGTGACCAATCCAACCAAACCAGGTCGTAAAACCAACCAACTACAATACATGCAGAATGTAATGGTCAAGACATTGTGGAAGCACAACTTTGCCTGGCCTTTCTACGTGCCAGTTGATGCCATCAAATTGGGTCTTATG GACTACCATAAGGTCATAAAGCAACCTATGGACATGGGAACCATCAAAAAGAGACTGGAGCATAACTACTATTGGAGTGCCAGTGAATGCATGCAGGACTTCAACACCATGTTCACCAACTGTTACATATATAACAAG CCTACAGATGACATTGTCCTGATGGCACAGGCCTTGGAGAAGATCTTCCTGCAGAAAGTTGCCATGATGCCCCAGGAGGAGGTGGAGCTTCTGCCTCCCGCACCCAAACCCAAGAAAAGCAAAAACATAG GTGGTCTGGATGGAGGCGAGTCACCATCATCCCTATCTGGGTCTACGACACCTGTGATTGGCTCTTCTCCAATGACTGCCATCACCCCTAACGTCCCAGCTGTCCAGAGCTCGCCCAATGCTCCAATGTTACCCGTCGTCTCACAATCACAACCTCTTGTCAAA AAGAAAGGGGTAAAGAGGAAAGCAGACACCACCACCCCCACGACATCTGCAATCACAGCTAGCCGGAGTGAGTCGCCCAGCCCCGTCTCAGAGGGCAAGCAGGGCAAGGTGATGTCCAGACGGGAGAGTACAGGACGTCCCATCAAAGCTCCCAAGAAAGACCTGGTGGAAGGGGAGTTGGGCCAGCACAGCAGCAAGCGGAGCAGAATGAGTGAGCAGCTCAAGTACTGCGACAGTATCCTGAAGGAGATGCTGTCGAAGAAACACGCAGCTTACGCCTGGCCCTTCTACAAGCCTGTAGATGCTGAAGCTCTGGAGCTACATGACTACCACGAGATCATCAAGCACCCCATGGACCTCAGCACTGTCAAA AAAAAGATAGATGGCCGGGAGTATCCAGATGCACAGATGTTTGCAGCGGATGTTCGagtaatgttctcaaattgttacAAATATAACCCTCCAGATCATGAGGTTGTTGCCATGGCCAGAAAACTCCAG GATGTGTTTGAGATGCGTTTTGCTAAGATGCCTGATGAGCCGGTGGAGCTGAGCCCCGGTGCAGGCGGTTTGGTCAGTAAAGGCGACAACTCAAGCAGCGGTGACTCCTCCAGCTCGGACAGCTCTGACTCAGAGGAGGAGCGGGCCACCCGGCTCGCCGAGCTGCAGGAACAGGTGGGTGCGGAACAG TGTATCTCTGTGGAGCGCCCCAATGGTAGCGGGCAGGGGGGAAAAAACGGGTGCACCAAGCATTTTCAG CTAAAGGCCGTCCACGAACAGCTTGCCGCGCTCTCTCAGGGCCCTGTGAGCAAAccgaagaagaagaaagaaaagaaagaaaaagacaaGAAGAAGAAAGACAAGGACAACAAGCATAGCAAAACCAAGACGGATGAGAAGAAGGCCAAGCCTGGGCAGCCTGCCAAGCAGGGCCAGCAAAAGAAGCCCTCAAGGAAAGCCAACAGCACAGTGACTGGCTCCAG GCAATCAAAGAAGGGGGGCCGGGGCTACGAATCTGACGAGGAGTCTCTGCCCATGGCGTACGACGAGAAGCGCCAGCTCAGCCTGGACATCAACAGGCTCCCAGGGGAGAAGCTTGGTCGGGTAGTGCACATCATCCAGTCCCGAGAGCCCTCGCTGCGAGACTCCAATCCAGACGAGATCGAGATTGACTTTGAGACGCTCAAGCCCTCCACCCTACGCGAACTCGAGCGATACGTCAAGTCCTGTTTACAGAAGAAACAGCGGAAACCCCAAC CGGCCGCTGGGGGCAAGGGAGCGAGATCCAAGGAGGAGCTGGCTCAGGAAAAGAAGAAAGAGTTAGAAAAGAGGCTACAGGATGTCAGCGGCCAGCTGAACAGTAACAACAAGAACAAAACCGACAAAAAGAAAACATCCAAAAAAG
- the LOC120025769 gene encoding bromodomain-containing protein 3-like isoform X2: MSAVNSATPAPLQGVNPPPPEVTNPTKPGRKTNQLQYMQNVMVKTLWKHNFAWPFYVPVDAIKLGLMDYHKVIKQPMDMGTIKKRLEHNYYWSASECMQDFNTMFTNCYIYNKPTDDIVLMAQALEKIFLQKVAMMPQEEVELLPPAPKPKKSKNIGGLDGGESPSSLSGSTTPVIGSSPMTAITPNVPAVQSSPNAPMLPVVSQSQPLVKKGVKRKADTTTPTTSAITASRSESPSPVSEGKQGKVMSRRESTGRPIKAPKKDLVEGELGQHSSKRSRMSEQLKYCDSILKEMLSKKHAAYAWPFYKPVDAEALELHDYHEIIKHPMDLSTVKKKIDGREYPDAQMFAADVRVMFSNCYKYNPPDHEVVAMARKLQDVFEMRFAKMPDEPVELSPGAGGLVSKGDNSSSGDSSSSDSSDSEEERATRLAELQEQVGAEQCISVERPNGSGQGGKNGCTKHFQLKAVHEQLAALSQGPVSKPKKKKEKKEKDKKKKDKDNKHSKTKTDEKKAKPGQPAKQGQQKKPSRKANSTVTGSRQSKKGGRGYESDEESLPMAYDEKRQLSLDINRLPGEKLGRVVHIIQSREPSLRDSNPDEIEIDFETLKPSTLRELERYVKSCLQKKQRKPQPAAGGKGARSKEELAQEKKKELEKRLQDVSGQLNSNNKNKTDKKKTSKKEKGAGSGTGPSHLSGSSSSSDSGSSSSSGSSSDSSDSD, encoded by the exons ATGTCTGCTGTCAACTCAGCAACCCCGGCCCCTCTTCAGGGAGTCAACCCCCCACCCCCGGAGGTGACCAATCCAACCAAACCAGGTCGTAAAACCAACCAACTACAATACATGCAGAATGTAATGGTCAAGACATTGTGGAAGCACAACTTTGCCTGGCCTTTCTACGTGCCAGTTGATGCCATCAAATTGGGTCTTATG GACTACCATAAGGTCATAAAGCAACCTATGGACATGGGAACCATCAAAAAGAGACTGGAGCATAACTACTATTGGAGTGCCAGTGAATGCATGCAGGACTTCAACACCATGTTCACCAACTGTTACATATATAACAAG CCTACAGATGACATTGTCCTGATGGCACAGGCCTTGGAGAAGATCTTCCTGCAGAAAGTTGCCATGATGCCCCAGGAGGAGGTGGAGCTTCTGCCTCCCGCACCCAAACCCAAGAAAAGCAAAAACATAG GTGGTCTGGATGGAGGCGAGTCACCATCATCCCTATCTGGGTCTACGACACCTGTGATTGGCTCTTCTCCAATGACTGCCATCACCCCTAACGTCCCAGCTGTCCAGAGCTCGCCCAATGCTCCAATGTTACCCGTCGTCTCACAATCACAACCTCTTGTCAAA AAAGGGGTAAAGAGGAAAGCAGACACCACCACCCCCACGACATCTGCAATCACAGCTAGCCGGAGTGAGTCGCCCAGCCCCGTCTCAGAGGGCAAGCAGGGCAAGGTGATGTCCAGACGGGAGAGTACAGGACGTCCCATCAAAGCTCCCAAGAAAGACCTGGTGGAAGGGGAGTTGGGCCAGCACAGCAGCAAGCGGAGCAGAATGAGTGAGCAGCTCAAGTACTGCGACAGTATCCTGAAGGAGATGCTGTCGAAGAAACACGCAGCTTACGCCTGGCCCTTCTACAAGCCTGTAGATGCTGAAGCTCTGGAGCTACATGACTACCACGAGATCATCAAGCACCCCATGGACCTCAGCACTGTCAAA AAAAAGATAGATGGCCGGGAGTATCCAGATGCACAGATGTTTGCAGCGGATGTTCGagtaatgttctcaaattgttacAAATATAACCCTCCAGATCATGAGGTTGTTGCCATGGCCAGAAAACTCCAG GATGTGTTTGAGATGCGTTTTGCTAAGATGCCTGATGAGCCGGTGGAGCTGAGCCCCGGTGCAGGCGGTTTGGTCAGTAAAGGCGACAACTCAAGCAGCGGTGACTCCTCCAGCTCGGACAGCTCTGACTCAGAGGAGGAGCGGGCCACCCGGCTCGCCGAGCTGCAGGAACAGGTGGGTGCGGAACAG TGTATCTCTGTGGAGCGCCCCAATGGTAGCGGGCAGGGGGGAAAAAACGGGTGCACCAAGCATTTTCAG CTAAAGGCCGTCCACGAACAGCTTGCCGCGCTCTCTCAGGGCCCTGTGAGCAAAccgaagaagaagaaagaaaagaaagaaaaagacaaGAAGAAGAAAGACAAGGACAACAAGCATAGCAAAACCAAGACGGATGAGAAGAAGGCCAAGCCTGGGCAGCCTGCCAAGCAGGGCCAGCAAAAGAAGCCCTCAAGGAAAGCCAACAGCACAGTGACTGGCTCCAG GCAATCAAAGAAGGGGGGCCGGGGCTACGAATCTGACGAGGAGTCTCTGCCCATGGCGTACGACGAGAAGCGCCAGCTCAGCCTGGACATCAACAGGCTCCCAGGGGAGAAGCTTGGTCGGGTAGTGCACATCATCCAGTCCCGAGAGCCCTCGCTGCGAGACTCCAATCCAGACGAGATCGAGATTGACTTTGAGACGCTCAAGCCCTCCACCCTACGCGAACTCGAGCGATACGTCAAGTCCTGTTTACAGAAGAAACAGCGGAAACCCCAAC CGGCCGCTGGGGGCAAGGGAGCGAGATCCAAGGAGGAGCTGGCTCAGGAAAAGAAGAAAGAGTTAGAAAAGAGGCTACAGGATGTCAGCGGCCAGCTGAACAGTAACAACAAGAACAAAACCGACAAAAAGAAAACATCCAAAAAAG
- the LOC120025769 gene encoding bromodomain-containing protein 3-like isoform X5 — MSAVNSATPAPLQGVNPPPPEVTNPTKPGRKTNQLQYMQNVMVKTLWKHNFAWPFYVPVDAIKLGLMDYHKVIKQPMDMGTIKKRLEHNYYWSASECMQDFNTMFTNCYIYNKPTDDIVLMAQALEKIFLQKVAMMPQEEVELLPPAPKPKKSKNIGGLDGGESPSSLSGSTTPVIGSSPMTAITPNVPAVQSSPNAPMLPVVSQSQPLVKKKGVKRKADTTTPTTSAITASRSESPSPVSEGKQGKVMSRRESTGRPIKAPKKDLVEGELGQHSSKRSRMSEQLKYCDSILKEMLSKKHAAYAWPFYKPVDAEALELHDYHEIIKHPMDLSTVKKKIDGREYPDAQMFAADVRVMFSNCYKYNPPDHEVVAMARKLQDVFEMRFAKMPDEPVELSPGAGGLVSKGDNSSSGDSSSSDSSDSEEERATRLAELQEQLKAVHEQLAALSQGPVSKPKKKKEKKEKDKKKKDKDNKHSKTKTDEKKAKPGQPAKQGQQKKPSRKANSTVTGSRQSKKGGRGYESDEESLPMAYDEKRQLSLDINRLPGEKLGRVVHIIQSREPSLRDSNPDEIEIDFETLKPSTLRELERYVKSCLQKKQRKPQPAAGGKGARSKEELAQEKKKELEKRLQDVSGQLNSNNKNKTDKKKTSKKEKGAGSGTGPSHLSGSSSSSDSGSSSSSGSSSDSSDSD, encoded by the exons ATGTCTGCTGTCAACTCAGCAACCCCGGCCCCTCTTCAGGGAGTCAACCCCCCACCCCCGGAGGTGACCAATCCAACCAAACCAGGTCGTAAAACCAACCAACTACAATACATGCAGAATGTAATGGTCAAGACATTGTGGAAGCACAACTTTGCCTGGCCTTTCTACGTGCCAGTTGATGCCATCAAATTGGGTCTTATG GACTACCATAAGGTCATAAAGCAACCTATGGACATGGGAACCATCAAAAAGAGACTGGAGCATAACTACTATTGGAGTGCCAGTGAATGCATGCAGGACTTCAACACCATGTTCACCAACTGTTACATATATAACAAG CCTACAGATGACATTGTCCTGATGGCACAGGCCTTGGAGAAGATCTTCCTGCAGAAAGTTGCCATGATGCCCCAGGAGGAGGTGGAGCTTCTGCCTCCCGCACCCAAACCCAAGAAAAGCAAAAACATAG GTGGTCTGGATGGAGGCGAGTCACCATCATCCCTATCTGGGTCTACGACACCTGTGATTGGCTCTTCTCCAATGACTGCCATCACCCCTAACGTCCCAGCTGTCCAGAGCTCGCCCAATGCTCCAATGTTACCCGTCGTCTCACAATCACAACCTCTTGTCAAA AAGAAAGGGGTAAAGAGGAAAGCAGACACCACCACCCCCACGACATCTGCAATCACAGCTAGCCGGAGTGAGTCGCCCAGCCCCGTCTCAGAGGGCAAGCAGGGCAAGGTGATGTCCAGACGGGAGAGTACAGGACGTCCCATCAAAGCTCCCAAGAAAGACCTGGTGGAAGGGGAGTTGGGCCAGCACAGCAGCAAGCGGAGCAGAATGAGTGAGCAGCTCAAGTACTGCGACAGTATCCTGAAGGAGATGCTGTCGAAGAAACACGCAGCTTACGCCTGGCCCTTCTACAAGCCTGTAGATGCTGAAGCTCTGGAGCTACATGACTACCACGAGATCATCAAGCACCCCATGGACCTCAGCACTGTCAAA AAAAAGATAGATGGCCGGGAGTATCCAGATGCACAGATGTTTGCAGCGGATGTTCGagtaatgttctcaaattgttacAAATATAACCCTCCAGATCATGAGGTTGTTGCCATGGCCAGAAAACTCCAG GATGTGTTTGAGATGCGTTTTGCTAAGATGCCTGATGAGCCGGTGGAGCTGAGCCCCGGTGCAGGCGGTTTGGTCAGTAAAGGCGACAACTCAAGCAGCGGTGACTCCTCCAGCTCGGACAGCTCTGACTCAGAGGAGGAGCGGGCCACCCGGCTCGCCGAGCTGCAGGAACAG CTAAAGGCCGTCCACGAACAGCTTGCCGCGCTCTCTCAGGGCCCTGTGAGCAAAccgaagaagaagaaagaaaagaaagaaaaagacaaGAAGAAGAAAGACAAGGACAACAAGCATAGCAAAACCAAGACGGATGAGAAGAAGGCCAAGCCTGGGCAGCCTGCCAAGCAGGGCCAGCAAAAGAAGCCCTCAAGGAAAGCCAACAGCACAGTGACTGGCTCCAG GCAATCAAAGAAGGGGGGCCGGGGCTACGAATCTGACGAGGAGTCTCTGCCCATGGCGTACGACGAGAAGCGCCAGCTCAGCCTGGACATCAACAGGCTCCCAGGGGAGAAGCTTGGTCGGGTAGTGCACATCATCCAGTCCCGAGAGCCCTCGCTGCGAGACTCCAATCCAGACGAGATCGAGATTGACTTTGAGACGCTCAAGCCCTCCACCCTACGCGAACTCGAGCGATACGTCAAGTCCTGTTTACAGAAGAAACAGCGGAAACCCCAAC CGGCCGCTGGGGGCAAGGGAGCGAGATCCAAGGAGGAGCTGGCTCAGGAAAAGAAGAAAGAGTTAGAAAAGAGGCTACAGGATGTCAGCGGCCAGCTGAACAGTAACAACAAGAACAAAACCGACAAAAAGAAAACATCCAAAAAAG